From a single Candidatus Hydrogenedentota bacterium genomic region:
- a CDS encoding VCBS repeat-containing protein, with the protein MIAGAATAAEPCRFEGRRIGTGTYEAAAIFDVNNDGVLDLFSGGFWYPGPDFSRAVKACEPMYQDTYYDDFSNYPMDVNGDGYLDIVTGGWWGMNLSWRENPKGAETEWTTHLVAEVGNVERAVFWDLDGDGVVEVMPVTNPVHIFRLKRGADGKGAGGFEQFTVAVKGGGGHGAGAGDVNGDGRPDLIFSNGWFEAPKDTWDMNAWVWHAEFDAPMASVPMLVHDVDGDGLADLIVGEGHNYGLYWLKQGKGAEGKRTWAKNDIETRRSQFHDLQLHDMDNDGKLDLVTGKRYYAHNGHDPGANDPVGLYYYKMDGGKFERVTVDYGPADKHSGAGIYFWVEDVDGNGWKDILAPGKEGLYLFLNQGPAENAAP; encoded by the coding sequence AGGGGCGGCGCATCGGCACCGGCACCTATGAGGCCGCGGCCATTTTCGACGTGAACAACGACGGGGTCCTGGACCTCTTCTCCGGCGGGTTCTGGTATCCGGGGCCGGACTTCTCCCGCGCGGTGAAGGCCTGCGAGCCCATGTACCAGGACACCTACTACGACGACTTCTCGAACTACCCCATGGACGTGAACGGCGACGGCTACCTGGACATCGTCACCGGTGGATGGTGGGGCATGAACCTCTCCTGGCGCGAGAACCCCAAGGGCGCGGAGACGGAGTGGACCACCCACCTCGTGGCCGAAGTGGGGAATGTCGAGCGTGCGGTCTTTTGGGACCTCGACGGCGACGGCGTGGTCGAGGTGATGCCCGTGACCAATCCGGTCCACATCTTCCGGCTGAAGCGCGGCGCGGACGGAAAAGGCGCGGGCGGCTTCGAGCAGTTCACCGTCGCCGTCAAGGGCGGCGGCGGCCACGGCGCGGGCGCCGGGGACGTGAACGGCGACGGCCGGCCCGACCTCATCTTCTCCAACGGCTGGTTCGAGGCGCCAAAGGACACCTGGGACATGAACGCCTGGGTGTGGCACGCCGAGTTCGACGCGCCCATGGCCAGCGTGCCCATGCTCGTCCACGACGTGGACGGCGACGGACTGGCGGACCTGATTGTGGGCGAGGGCCACAACTACGGCCTCTACTGGCTGAAGCAGGGCAAGGGCGCCGAGGGCAAACGCACCTGGGCCAAGAACGACATCGAGACCAGGCGCTCCCAGTTCCACGACCTGCAACTGCACGACATGGACAACGACGGGAAACTGGACCTCGTGACGGGCAAGCGCTACTACGCGCACAACGGCCACGATCCCGGCGCTAACGACCCCGTCGGCCTCTACTACTACAAGATGGACGGCGGAAAATTCGAGCGGGTCACCGTGGACTACGGCCCCGCCGACAAGCACAGCGGCGCGGGCATCTACTTCTGGGTCGAGGATGTGGACGGCAACGGCTGGAAGGACATCCTCGCCCCCGGCAAGGAGGGCTTGTACCTCTTCCTGAATCAGGGCCCGGCGGAAAACGCCGCACCCTAA
- a CDS encoding DUF4434 domain-containing protein, translating into MNLPRLLTLCCCALALAHTAASADAPPARLAGAFWWMSAADARRTPESWREELDQFQALGMDLLVVSAPFVNDAMPETPEGADADPLKGFFDEADRRSLRVFINTLFTPDWWTLDDPAPEIARAEVTIRNIARLYGGRPSFHGWYVPYELYVFWDREADLIRTLYREVALRCKAALDKPVMISPFFILDQAGVLGDFRWAAPEEYQEFWTGMLRQAPVDIVALQDSGEHLSYYTLEDRRPFFAAMKAACDAAGAALWANVETGELLVASPEDYTARFGAKTHVNDPKTVPYWRGVPAEKLKDKLQFAGAFTDTAITWGYQEYIRPASKPTAQALYESYRALGLAAKDE; encoded by the coding sequence TTGAACCTGCCACGCCTGCTCACCTTGTGCTGCTGTGCCCTTGCGCTTGCACATACTGCCGCGTCCGCGGACGCCCCCCCGGCGCGACTGGCGGGCGCGTTCTGGTGGATGTCGGCGGCGGATGCGCGGCGCACGCCGGAGTCGTGGCGGGAGGAACTGGACCAGTTCCAGGCGCTGGGCATGGACCTGCTGGTCGTCTCCGCCCCGTTCGTCAATGATGCCATGCCGGAAACGCCGGAGGGCGCGGACGCCGATCCGCTGAAGGGGTTCTTTGACGAGGCGGACCGCCGGAGCCTGCGGGTTTTCATCAACACCCTCTTCACGCCGGACTGGTGGACCCTGGACGACCCGGCGCCGGAGATTGCCCGCGCCGAAGTGACCATCCGGAACATCGCCCGACTCTATGGCGGCCGTCCCTCGTTCCATGGGTGGTACGTGCCCTATGAGTTGTACGTGTTCTGGGACCGGGAGGCGGACCTGATCCGGACGCTCTACCGCGAGGTGGCGTTGCGCTGCAAGGCGGCCCTGGACAAGCCCGTGATGATCTCGCCGTTTTTCATCCTCGACCAGGCGGGGGTGCTCGGCGATTTCCGCTGGGCGGCCCCGGAAGAGTATCAGGAATTTTGGACCGGCATGCTGCGCCAAGCGCCCGTGGACATTGTGGCGCTCCAGGACAGCGGCGAGCACCTGTCGTATTACACGCTGGAAGACCGCAGGCCCTTTTTCGCCGCCATGAAAGCCGCCTGTGACGCGGCGGGCGCGGCCCTCTGGGCCAATGTCGAGACCGGCGAACTGCTGGTCGCCTCGCCGGAGGACTACACGGCGCGCTTCGGCGCGAAAACCCACGTCAACGACCCCAAAACGGTTCCGTACTGGCGCGGTGTCCCGGCGGAAAAGCTCAAGGACAAGCTCCAGTTCGCCGGGGCGTTCACCGACACGGCCATCACCTGGGGCTATCAGGAATACATCCGACCCGCGTCAAAGCCTACAGCCCAAGCGCTGTATGAGAGCTACCGCGCGCTGGGGCTCGCCGCCAAGGACGAATGA